In the Ipomoea triloba cultivar NCNSP0323 chromosome 6, ASM357664v1 genome, one interval contains:
- the LOC116023627 gene encoding G-type lectin S-receptor-like serine/threonine-protein kinase At4g27290: protein MKSVEGLRHYFFCSILLSLLTFCTSADTITTDQPITDGRTIVSAGGNFELGFFSPGRSKKRYIGIWYSKIPTKDVVWVANRETPLNNTSGKLMFKDNGILVLLDGSNEEIWSSNSSTSLKNPVARLLDTGNLVVSEGNGHSSQRSAWQSFDYPGNTFLPGMKLGRNLATGHAWSLTSWKSADDPALGEHTRMMDNNGFPQIFQLTGANKSPIFRPGTWNGEMFTGVPSIKDNPYYTFEFIMNEREIYYTYELKDSSVPSRVVITPTGMVDRLVWIGRTKSWIVYLTSPIDNCDHYGICGAYGKCNINSSPPCDCLKGFIPKYPQEWDATDWSNGCVRRTQLDCGDADRFYIYRGIKMPDTRHSWYDKSIGLEECKKLCLKNCSCTAYSNVDVRNGGSGCLLWFGDLTDIRTFDQVDQDLYVRIAASDSDISQNGQKKQEVTKIVIPTISGILILSFLVWFALYKRKKGAKICKEDCDLPLFTLETVVSATNNFSSDNFIGKGGFGPVYKGKLPTGTEIAVKKLSEYSGQGAQEWENEVSIIAKLQHRNLVRLQGCCAEGGQRILIYEYMPNNSLDYFIFDESRKGILTWQKRFEIAVGISRGLLYLHQDARLRIIHRDLKVSNILLDAELNAKISDFGLARIVGEDDALARTKRIVGTYGYMSPEYVIDGNFSVKSDVFSLGVILLELVSGRKNRKFHHLDHHHTLLGHAWLLWSDGDPIELMDNCVRDSYVESQVLRCIHLALLCVSKLPEDRPTMTSVVSMLENEEVALPQPKEPGFFVERNSTEASSTNEETSHSEVAKMTFSILEPR, encoded by the exons atgaagtcaGTGGAAGGGCTGAGGCACTACTTCTTTTGCTCCATTTTACTATCCCTATTAACATTTTGCACCTCAGCAGACACCATAACCACAGATCAACCAATCACAGATGGCAGAACCATAGTTTCAGCTGGTGGCAACTTTGAGCTTGGATTTTTCAGCCCCGGAAGATCGAAGAAACGATATATTGGAATTTGGTACAGCAAGATACCAACTAAGGATGTGGTCTGGGTTGCTAACAGAGAAACTCCGCTAAACAACACTTCTGGCAAGCTAATGTTCAAAGACAATGGGATCCTAGTACTCCTAGATGGTAGCAATGAAGAAATCTGGTCATcaaattcatcaacatcctTGAAAAATCCAGTGGCCAGGCTTTTGGACACTGGAAATCTCGTTGTGAGTGAGGGAAATGGCCATAGTTCCCAAAGATCTGCCTGGCAGAGTTTTGATTATCCTGGTAATACTTTTCTACCAGGCATGAAGCTTGGCCGGAACTTAGCCACCGGTCATGCTTGGTCCCTGACCTCGTGGAAGAGCGCTGATGATCCTGCTTTAGGCGAACACACACGCATGATGGACAATAATGGATTCCCTCAAATTTTTCAGCTCACAGGTGCAAACAAATCTCCTATTTTTAGACCTGGAACTTGGAATGGAGAGATGTTTACTGGCGTGCCTAGCATTAAAGATAATCCCTACTATACGTTTGAGTTTATTATGAATGAAAGAGAGATATACTACACATATGAGCTTAAAGATAGCTCAGTTCCTAGCAGGGTTGTAATCACTCCAACTGGCATGGTTGACCGCTTAGTATGGATTGGACGCACCAAAAGCTGGATTGTTTACTTGACATCACCAATAGATAACTGTGACCATTATGGGATATGTGGAGCTTATGGCAAGTGCAATATCAACAGCTCCCCTCCCTGTGACTGTCTGAAAGGATTTATCCCAAAATATCCACAAGAGTGGGATGCAACAGATTGGTCAAATGGGTGTGTCCGGAGAACTCAATTGGATTGTGGGGATGCTGACAGGTTTTACATATATAGAGGTATAAAAATGCCAGACACACGGCATTCCTGGTATGACAAGAGCATTGGCCTTGAGGAATGTAAGAAATTGTGCTTGAAAAATTGCAGCTGTACAGCTTATTCTAATGTTGATGTAAGAAATGGTGGAAGTGGATGCTTGCTCTGGTTTGGAGACCTAACTGATATTAGGACGTTTGATCAAGTTGATCAAGATCTGTACGTGAGGATTGCTGCATCAGATTCTG ATATCTCTCAAAATGGACAGAAGAAACAAGAGGTTACGAAGATAGTTATACCAACAATTTCAGGGATACTTATTCTAAgctttttggtttggtttgcactatataaaaggaaaaaag GAGCTAAAATTTGCAAGGAAGACTGTGATTTACCATTATTCACTTTGGAAACTGTTGTCTCTGCAACTAACAACTTTTCTTCTGATAATTTTATTGGAAAGGGTGGATTTGGACCTGTTTACAAG GGTAAGCTACCAACTGGAACCGAAATAGCGGTCAAGAAGCTTTCTGAATATTCTGGGCAAGGTGCTCAGGAGTGGGAGAATGAAGTGAGCATAATTGCAAAACTTCAACATAGAAACCTTGTCAGGCTTCAAGGTTGCTGTGCCGAGGGAGGACAAAGGATactaatatatgaatatatgccaAACAATAGCTTGGACTACTTCATATTTG ATGAGAGCAGAAAAGGAATACTTACATGGCAAAAACGCTTTGAAATTGCTGTGGGAATATCACGTGGACTCCTTTATCTTCACCAGGACGCCAGATTAAGAATTATACATAGAGATCTGAAGGTGAGTAACATATTACTGGATGCTGAATTGAACGCCAAGATTTCAGACTTTGGCCTTGCTAGAATTGTAGGAGAAGACGATGCTCTGGCAAGAACAAAGCGAATTGTAGGAACATA TGGTTATATGTCACCCGAGTATGTTATTGATGGCAACTTTTCAGTAAAATCAGACGTTTTCAGCCTTGGAGTGATTCTATTAGAACTAGTTAGTGGAAGAAAGAACAGGAAGTTTCATCATTTAGACCACCATCACACTCTTCTGGGTCAT GCATGGCTATTGTGGAGTGATGGTGACCCTATAGAACTAATGGATAATTGTGTGAGAGACTCTTATGTGGAATCTCAAGTGCTAAGATGCATTCATTTAGCTCTTCTTTGTGTTTCGAAACTACCAGAGGACAGACCAACAATGACATCGGTGGTTTCCATGTTGGAGAATGAGGAAGTCGCTTTACCTCAACCTAAAGAGCCAGGCTTCTTTGTGGAAAGGAATTCAACTGAAGCATCTTCTACAAATGAGGAAACATCCCACTCTGAAGTTGCAAAGATGACATTCAGCATTCTTGAACCTAGATAA
- the LOC116023628 gene encoding G-type lectin S-receptor-like serine/threonine-protein kinase At4g27290: protein MTELSTLTTSLVKKREYEAEAEGYISNELWVQSESTTRTLEDWEIEAGEGPSCDVGVEDNVNDNSSVFREVNDNSSVFVEFDEIANVIPEVNEPKSRKKTSENRKMKSVEGLRHYFFCSILLSLLTFCTSADTISTDQPVTDGRTIVSAGGNFELGFFSPGSSNKRYIGIWYSNIPTKDVAWVANGDTPLNNTSGKLMLKDNGILILLDGSNEEIWSSNSSTSLKNPVARLLDTGNLVVREGNGHSSNNYAWQSFDYPGNTLLPGMKLGRNLATGHAWSMTSWKSADDPALGKYTHMMDINGFPEIIQFTGANKSPIFRPGAWNGVMCTGAPNIRENPYYRFEYISNDREVYYTYELKDNSVPSRVVITPTGMINRLIWIERTKSWIVYLTSPIDNCDHYGMCGAYGKCNINSSPPCDCLKGFIPKYPQEWDATDWSNGCVRRTQLDCGDADRFYIYTGVKMPDTRRSWYDRSIGLEECKKLCLKNCSCTAYSNVDVRDGGSGCLLWFGDLTDIRTFDQVDQDLYVRIAASDSDISQNGQKKQEVTKIVIPTIISGILILSFLVWFALYKRKKGAKICKEDSDLPLFTLETVVSATNNFSSDNFIGKGGFGPVYKGKLPTGTDIAVKKLSEYSGQGAQEWENEVIIIAKLQHRNLVTLQGCCAEGGQRILIYEYMPNNSLDYFIFDESRKGILTWQKRFEIAVGISRGLLYLHQDARLRIIHRDLKASNILLDAELNAKISDFGLAKIVGEDDALARTKRIVGTYGYMSPEYVIDGNFSVKSDVFSLGVILLELVSGRKNWKFHHLDHDHNLLGHAWLLWKDGDPIELMDNCVRDSYVESQVLRCIHVALLCVSKLPEDRPTMASVVFMLENEEVALPQPKAPGFFVERDSTEASSKNVEIYHSEGAKMTFSIFEPR from the exons ATGACAGAATTGAGTACTTTGACAACTTCTCTAGTAAAAAAG CGGGAATATGAGGCAGAGGCAGAGGGATACATTTCAAATGAGTTATGGGTGCAATCAGAAAGTACTACTAGGACTTTGGAAGATTGGGAAATTGAAGCTGGTGAAGGTCCTTCATGTGATGTTGGGGTTGAAGACAATGTGAATGACAATTCCAGTGTTTTTAGAGAAGTGAATGACAATTCTAGTGTTTTTGTAGAATTTGATGAGATTGCTAATGTAATCCCAGAAGTTAATGAGCCTAAAAGTAGGAAG AAAACCtcagaaaacagaaaaatgaagtcTGTGGAAGGGCTCAGACACTACTTCTTTTGCTCCATTTTACTATCCCTATTAACATTTTGCACCTCAGCAGACACCATATCCACTGATCAACCCGTCACAGATGGCAGAACCATAGTTTCAGCTGGTGGCAACTTTGAGCTTGGATTTTTTAGCCCCGGAAGTTCCAACAAACGATACATTGGCATTTGGTACAGCAACATACCAACTAAGGATGTGGCCTGGGTTGCTAACGGAGATACTCCGCTAAACAACACTTCTGGCAAGCTAATGCTCAAAGACAATGGGATCCTAATACTCCTAGATGGTAGCAATGAAGAAATCTGGTCATcaaattcatcaacatcctTGAAAAATCCAGTGGCCAGGCTTTTGGACACTGGAAATCTTGTTGTGAGAGAGGGAAATGGCCATAGTTCAAACAATTATGCCTGGCAGAGTTTTGATTATCCTGGTAATACTTTGCTACCAGGCATGAAGCTAGGCCGTAACTTAGCCACTGGTCATGCCTGGTCCATGACCTCGTGGAAGAGCGCTGATGATCCTGCTTTAGGTAAATACACACACATGATGGATATTAATGGATTCCCTGAAATTATTCAGTTCACAGGTGCAAACAAATCTCCTATTTTTAGACCTGGGGCTTGGAATGGAGTGATGTGTACTGGAGCGCCTAACATTAGAGAAAATCCCTACTATAGGTTTGAGTATATTTCGAATGACAGAGAGGTATACTACACATATGAGCTTAAAGATAACTCAGTTCCTAGCAGGGTTGTAATCACTCCAACTGGCATGATTAACCGCTTAATATGGATTGAGCGCACCAAAAGCTGGATTGTTTACTTGACATCACCAATAGATAACTGTGACCATTATGGGATGTGTGGAGCTTATGGCAAGTGCAATATCAACAGCTCCCCTCCCTGTGACTGTCTGAAAGGATTTATCCCAAAATATCCACAAGAGTGGGATGCAACAGATTGGTCAAATGGGTGTGTCCGGAGAACTCAATTGGATTGTGGGGATGCTGACAGGTTTTATATATACACAGGTGTAAAAATGCCAGACACACGGCGTTCCTGGTATGACAGGAGCATTGGCCTTGAGGAATGTAAGAAATTGTGCTTGAAAAATTGCAGCTGTACAGCTTATTCTAATGTAGATGTAAGAGATGGTGGAAGTGGATGCTTGCTCTGGTTTGGAGACCTAACTGATATTAGGACATTTGATCAAGTTGATCAAGATCTGTACGTGAGGATTGCTGCATCAGATTCTG ATATCTCTCAAAATGGACAGAAGAAACAAGAGGTGACGAAGATAGTTATACCAACAATAATTTCAGGGATACTTATTCTAAgctttttggtttggtttgcactatataaaaggaaaaaag GAGCTAAAATTTGCAAGGAAGACTCTGATTTACCATTATTCACTTTGGAAACTGTTGTCTCTGCAACAAACAACTTTTCTTCTGATAATTTTATTGGAAAGGGTGGATTTGGACCTGTTTACAAG GGTAAGCTACCGACTGGAACAGATATAGCAGTCAAGAAGCTTTCTGAATATTCTGGGCAAGGTGCTCAGGAGTGGGAGAATGAAGTGATCATAATTGCAAAACTTCAACATAGAAACCTTGTCACGCTTCAAGGTTGCTGTGCCGAGGGAGGACAAAGGATactaatatatgaatatatgccaAACAATAGCTTGGACTACTTCATATTTG ATGAGAGCAGAAAAGGAATACTTACCTGGCAAAAACGCTTTGAAATTGCTGTGGGAATATCACGTGGACTCCTTTATCTTCACCAGGACGCCAGATTAAGAATTATACATAGAGATCTGAAGGCGAGTAACATATTACTGGATGCTGAATTGAACGCCAAGATTTCAGACTTTGGCCTTGCTAAAATTGTAGGAGAAGACGATGCTCTGGCAAGAACAAAGCGAATTGTAGGAACATA TGGTTATATGTCACCCGAGTATGTTATTGATGGCAACTTTTCAGTAAAATCAGACGTTTTCAGCCTTGGAGTGATTCTATTAGAACTAGTTAGTGGAAGAAAAAACTGGAAGTTTCATCATTTAGACCACGATCACAATCTTCTGGGTCAT GCATGGCTATTGTGGAAGGATGGTGACCCTATAGAACTAATGGATAATTGTGTGAGAGACTCTTATGTGGAATCTCAAGTGCTAAGATGCATTCATGTAGCTCTTCTTTGTGTTTCGAAACTACCAGAAGATAGACCAACAATGGCATCAGTAGTTTTCATGTTGGAGAATGAGGAAGTCGCTTTACCTCAACCTAAAGCGCCAGGCTTCTTTGTGGAAAGGGATTCAACTGAAGCATCTTCCAAAAATGTGGAAATATACCACTCTGAAGGTGCAAAGATGACATTCAGCATTTTTGAACCtagataa
- the LOC116023629 gene encoding G-type lectin S-receptor-like serine/threonine-protein kinase At4g27290, which yields MKSVEGLRHYFCSILLSLLTFCTTANIITTDQPITDGRTIVSAGGKFELGFFSPGSSKKRYIGIWYSNIPTKDVVWVANRETPLNNTSGKLMLKDNGILVLLDGSNEEIWSSNSSTSLKNPVARLLDTGNLVVREGNDHSSNNSAWQSFDYPGNTLLPGMKLGQNLATGHVWSLTCWKSADDPALGEYTEMVDINGYPEIFQFRGTNKSPISRSGPWNGEMFTGVPSIKDNPYYTFEFIMNDREIYYTYELKDSSVPSRVVITPTGMINRLIWIERTKSWIVYLTAQTDNCERYGMCGAFGKCNINSSPPCDCLKGFIPKYPQDWDATDWSNGCVRRTQLDCGDADRFYIYTGVKMPDTRRSWYDKSIGLEECKRLCLKNCSCTAYSNVDVRDGGSGCLLWFGDLTNIREFDQVDQDLYVRIAASDSDISQNGQKKQDVKKIVIPTILGILTLSFLVWFALYKRKKGAKICKEDCDLPIFTLETVVSATNNFSSDNFIGEGGFGPVYKGKLPTGTEIAVKKLSEYSGQGAQEWENEVSIIAKLQHRNLVTLQGCCAEGGQRILIYEYMPNNSLDYFIFDESRKGILTWQKRFEIAVGISRGLLYLHQDARLRIIHRDLKASNILLDAELNAKISDFGLAKIVGEDDALARTKRIVGTYGYMSPEYVIDGNFSVKSDIFSLGVILLELVSGRKNRKFHHLDHHHSLLGHAWLLWNDGDPIELMDNCVRDSYVEYQVLRCIHVALLCVSKLPEDRPTMALVVSMLENEEVALPQPKEPGFFLERNSTEASSTNEETSHSEVAKMTFSILEPR from the exons atgaagtcaGTGGAAGGGCTCAGGCACTACTTTTGCTCCATTTTACTATCCCTATTAACATTTTGCACCACAGCAAACATCATAACCACAGATCAACCCATCACAGATGGCAGAACCATAGTTTCAGCTGGAGGCAAATTTGAGCTTGGATTTTTCAGCCCCGGAAGTTCCAAGAAACGATACATAGGCATTTGGTACAGCAACATACCAACTAAGGATGTGGTCTGGGTTGCTAACAGAGAAACTCCGCTAAACAACACTTCTGGCAAGCTAATGCTCAAAGACAATGGGATCCTAGTACTCCTAGATGGAAGCAATGAAGAGATCTGGTCATcaaattcatcaacatcctTGAAAAATCCAGTGGCCAGGCTTTTGGACACTGGAAATCTTGTTGTGAGAGAGGGAAATGACCATAGTTCCAACAATTCTGCCTGGCAGAGTTTTGATTATCCTGGTAATACTTTGCTACCAGGCATGAAGCTAGGCCAGAACTTAGCCACTGGTCATGTCTGGTCCTTGACCTGTTGGAAGAGCGCTGATGATCCTGCTTTAGGTGAATACACAGAAATGGTAGACATTAATGGATACCCTGAAATTTTTCAGTTCAGAGGTACAAACAAATCTCCTATTTCTAGATCTGGGCCTTGGAATGGAGAAATGTTTACTGGTGTGCCTAGCATTAAAGATAATCCCTACTATACATTTGAGTTTATTATGAATGACAGAGAGATATACTATACATATGAGCTTAAAGATAGCTCAGTTCCTAGCAGGGTTGTAATCACTCCAACTGGCATGATTAACCGCTTAATATGGATTGAGCGCACCAAAAGCTGGATTGTTTACTTGACAGCACAGACAGATAACTGTGAACGTTATGGGATGTGTGGAGCTTTTGGCAAGTGCAACATCAACAGCTCCCCTCCCTGTGACTGTCTGAAAGGATTTATCCCAAAATATCCACAAGATTGGGATGCAACAGATTGGTCAAATGGGTGTGTCCGGAGAACTCAATTGGATTGTGGGGATGCTGACAGGTTTTATATATACACAGGTGTAAAAATGCCAGACACACGGCGTTCCTGGTATGACAAGAGCATTGGCCTTGAGGAATGTAAGAGATTGTGCTTGAAAAATTGCAGCTGTACAGCTTATTCTAATGTAGATGTAAGAGATGGTGGAAGTGGATGCTTGCTCTGGTTTGGAGACCTAACTAATATTAGGGAGTTTGATCAAGTTGATCAAGATCTGTACGTGAGGATTGCTGCATCAGATTCTG ATATCTCTCAAAATGGACAGAAGAAACAAGACGTGAAGAAGATAGTTATACCAACAATTTTAGGGATACTTACTCTAAgctttttggtttggtttgcactatataaaaggaaaaaag GAGCTAAAATTTGCAAGGAAGACTGTGATTTACCAATATTCACTTTGGAAACTGTTGTTTCTGCAACAAACAACTTTTCTTCTGATAATTTTATTGGAGAGGGTGGATTTGGACCTGTTTACAAG GGTAAGCTACCGACTGGAACCGAAATAGCGGTCAAGAAGCTTTCTGAATATTCTGGGCAAGGTGCTCAGGAGTGGGAGAATGAAGTGAGCATAATTGCAAAACTTCAACATAGAAACCTTGTCACGCTTCAAGGTTGCTGTGCCGAGGGAGGACAAAGGATactaatatatgaatatatgccaAACAATAGCTTGGACTACTTCATATTTG ATGAGAGCAGAAAAGGAATACTTACATGGCAAAAACGCTTCGAAATTGCTGTGGGAATATCACGTGGACTCCTTTATCTTCACCAGGACGCCAGATTAAGAATTATACATAGAGATCTGAAGGCGAGTAACATATTACTGGATGCTGAATTGAACGCCAAGATTTCAGACTTTGGCCTTGCTAAAATTGTAGGAGAAGACGATGCTCTGGCAAGAACAAAGCGAATTGTAGGAACATA TGGTTATATGTCACCCGAGTATGTTATTGATGGCAACTTTTCAGTAAAATCAGACATTTTCAGCCTTGGAGTGATTCTATTAGAACTAGTTAGTGGAAGAAAGAACAGGAAGTTTCATCATTTAGACCACCATCACAGTCTTCTGGGTCAT GCATGGCTACTGTGGAATGATGGTGACCCTATAGAACTAATGGATAATTGTGTGAGAGACTCTTATGTGGAATATCAAGTGCTAAGATGCATTCATGTAGCTCTTCTTTGTGTTTCGAAACTACCAGAAGACAGACCAACAATGGCATTGGTGGTTTCTATGCTGGAGAATGAGGAAGTCGCTTTACCTCAACCTAAAGAGCCAGGCTTCTTTTTGGAAAGGAATTCAACTGAAGCATCTTCTACAAATGAGGAAACATCCCACTCTGAAGTTGCAAAGATGACATTCAGCATTCTTGAACCTAGATAA
- the LOC116023829 gene encoding G-type lectin S-receptor-like serine/threonine-protein kinase At4g27290, whose translation MKSLEGLRLYFFCSTLLSLFTFCTSADNITPDHPITDGTTIVSAGGNFELGFFSPGKSKNRYVGIWYSKIPSKDVVWVANRDTPLNNTSGKLLLKDNGILVLLNGSNEEIWSSNSSTSLKNPVALLSETGNLVVREGNDHSSENSAWQSFDYPGNTLLPGMKLGRNLATGHAWYQTSWKSADDPAAGEYTEMIDINGFPEIFEIRGADKSPLYRSGPWNGEMFTGVPSIKDNPYYTFDFIMNDREIYYIYELIDSSVPSRVVMNPTGIIERLAWIERTKSWIVYLTAQTDNCDRYGMCGAFGKCNINSSPPCDCLKGFIPKYPQDWEATDWSNGCVRRTPLDCGDADRFFIYRGVKLPDTRHSWYDRSIGLEECKRLCLKNCSCTAYSNVDIRDGGSGCLLWFEDLTDIRELDKVEQDLYVRIAASDFGISQNGQKKQEVMKIVIPTISGILTLSFLVWFALYKRKKGANIGKEDYDLPLLTLETVVSATNNFSSDNLIGEGGFGPVYKGKLPTGTEIAVKKLSENSGQGAKEWENEVSIIAKLQHRNLVTLQGCCAEGGQRILIYEYMPNNSLDYFIFDESRKGILTWQKRFEIAVGISRGLLYLHQDSRFKIIHRDLKVSNILLDAELNAKISDFGLARIVGEDDALARTKRIIGTYGYMSPEYAIDGNFSVKSDIFSLGVILLELVSGRKNRKFHHLDHHHTLLGHAWLLWNDGDPIELMDNCVRDTYVESQVLRCIHVALLCISKLPEDRPTMASVVFMLENEEVALPQPKEPGFFVERNSTKASSTNEETSHADVAKMTFSILEPR comes from the exons ATGAAATCATTGGAAGGGCTGAGGCTCTACTTTTTTTGCTCCACTTTACTATCTCTATTCACATTTTGCACCTCAGCAGACAACATAACCCCAGATCACCCCATCACAGATGGTACTACCATAGTTTCAGCTGGTGGAAACTTTGAACTTGGATTTTTCAGCCCTGGAAAATCCAAGAATCGATATGTTGGCATTTGGTACAGCAAGATACCAAGTAAGGATGTGGTCTGGGTTGCTAACAGAGATACTCCGCTAAACAACACTTCTGGCAAGCTATTGCTCAAAGACAATGGGATCCTAGTACTCCTAAATGGTAGCAATGAAGAAATCTGGTCATcaaattcatcaacatcctTGAAAAATCCAGTGGCTCTGCTTTCAGAAACAGGAAATCTTGTTGTGAGAGAGGGAAATGACCATAGTTCCGAAAATTCCGCCTGGCAGAGTTTTGATTATCCTGGTAATACTTTGCTACCAGGCATGAAGCTAGGCCGGAACTTAGCCACTGGTCATGCCTGGTACCAGACCTCGTGGAAGAGCGCTGATGATCCTGCTGCAGGTGAATACACAGAAATGATAGACATTAATGGATTCCCTGAAATTTTTGAGATCAGAGGTGCAGACAAGTCTCCTCTTTATAGATCCGGGCCTTGGAATGGAGAGATGTTTACTGGCGTGCCTAGCATTAAAGATAATCCCTACTATACATTTGACTTTATTATGAATGACAGAGAGATTTACTACATATATGAGCTTATAGATAGCTCAGTTCCTAGCAGGGTTGTAATGAATCCAACTGGCATCATTGAACGCTTAGCATGGATTGAACGCACCAAAAGCTGGATTGTTTACTTGACAGCGCAGACAGATAATTGTGATCGTTATGGGATGTGTGGAGCTTTTGGCAAGTGCAATATCAACAGCTCCCCACCCTGTGACTGTCTGAAAGGATTTATCCCAAAATATCCACAAGATTGGGAAGCAACAGATTGGTCCAATGGGTGTGTCCGGAGGACTCCTTTGGATTGTGGGGATGCTGACAGATTTTTTATATACAGAGGTGTAAAATTGCCAGACACACGCCATTCCTGGTATGACAGGAGCATTGGCCTTGAGGAATGTAAGAGATTGTGCTTGAAAAATTGCAGCTGTACGGCTTATTCTAATGTAGATATAAGAGATGGTGGAAGTGGGTGCTTGCTCTGGTTTGAAGACCTAACTGATATTAGGGAGTTGGATAAAGTTGAACAAGATCTATACGTGAGGATTGCTGCATCAGATTTTG GTATCTCTCAAAATGGACAGAAGAAACAAGAGGTGATGAAGATAGTTATACCAACAATTTCAGGGATACTTACTCTAAgctttttggtttggtttgcactatataaaaggaaaaaag GAGCTAATATTGGCAAGGAAGACTATGATTTACCATTATTAACTTTGGAAACTGTAGTTTCAGCAACAAACAACTTTTCTTCTGATAATCTTATTGGAGAGGGTGGATTTGGACCTGTTTACAAG GGTAAGCTACCAACTGGAACAGAAATAGCGGTCAAGAAGCTTTCTGAAAATTCTGGCCAAGGTGCTAAGGAGTGGGAGAATGAAGTGAGCATAATTGCCAAACTTCAACATAGAAACCTTGTCACACTTCAAGGTTGCTGTGCCGAGGGAGGACAAAGGATactaatatatgaatatatgccaAACAATAGCTTGGACTACTTCATATTTG ATGAGAGCAGAAAAGGAATACTTACTTGGCAAAAACGCTTTGAAATTGCTGTGGGAATATCACGTGGACTTCTTTATCTTCATCAGGACTCTAGATTCAAAATTATACATAGAGATCTGAAGGTGAGTAACATATTATTGGATGCTGAATTGAACGCCAAGATTTCAGACTTTGGCCTTGCTAGAATTGTAGGAGAAGACGATGCTCTGGCAAGAACAAAGCGAATTATAGGAACATA TGGTTATATGTCACCCGAGTATGCTATTGATGGCAACTTTTCAGTAAAATCAGACATTTTCAGCCTTGGAGTGATTCTATTAGAACTAGTTAGTGGAAGAAAGAACAGGAAGTTTCATCATTTAGACCACCATCACACTCTTCTGGGTCAT GCATGGCTATTGTGGAATGATGGTGACCCTATAGAACTAATGGATAATTGTGTGAGAGACACTTATGTGGAATCTCAAGTACTAAGATGCATTCATGTAGCTCTTCTTTGTATTTCGAAACTACCAGAAGACAGACCAACAATGGCATCAGTTGTTTTTATGTTGGAGAATGAGGAAGTCGCTTTACCTCAACCTAAAGAGCCAGGCTTCTTTGTGGAAAGGAATTCAACTAAAGCATCTTCTACAAATGAGGAAACATCCCACGCTGACGTAGCAAAGATGACATTCAGCATTCTTGAACCTAGATAA